Below is a window of Pseudomonadota bacterium DNA.
TCCACTATTCACTATTCACTAATGACGTAAGATGTTTTTAGTAGACACAAAAGTTGATGTACAATACGACAATGGAGGTGTCAGAATGAAAAGAATTCCCAATGCAGTTTACACAAAGGAGTTCAGAGAGGAAGCGGTGAAGATGGTTACGGAAGGAGGGCTGAGCGTGTCGGAAGTAGGACGCAGGTTATCGGTTTCTTCCTCGACGATACGATACTGGCTTAATGCAGACAGAGAAGGTGCATTATCAGACGTCGGTAAACAACAGAGACCTCTCACAGAGATAGAGATGGAACTTGCCCGTGTAAAGCGTGAACTGGCTCAGGTGAAGATGGAGCGTGATTTCTT
It encodes the following:
- a CDS encoding transposase, which produces MKRIPNAVYTKEFREEAVKMVTEGGLSVSEVGRRLSVSSSTIRYWLNADREGALSDVGKQQRPLTEIEMELARVKRELAQVKMERDF